One genomic segment of Nonomuraea coxensis DSM 45129 includes these proteins:
- a CDS encoding helix-turn-helix domain-containing protein, with product MTAELLTVPEAMAVLKVSRWTLYNLIRSGELRSIIVGVRCRRIPASALEAYVTQLCEEAA from the coding sequence ATGACCGCTGAACTGCTCACCGTCCCGGAAGCGATGGCCGTCCTGAAGGTCAGCCGCTGGACGCTCTACAACCTCATCCGCTCCGGCGAACTCCGCTCGATCATCGTCGGCGTCCGCTGCCGCCGCATCCCCGCCTCCGCGCTGGAGGCGTACGTGACCCAGCTATGCGAGGAGGCCGCCTGA
- a CDS encoding site-specific integrase, translated as MPTKTTLATPDEPERGPRKSRRTRANNEGSIFPYKNGWAGYVWVTTPEGKKTRKWAYGKTREETHEKWLKLHELARRGPVVTKSPKLSDYLTYWLANVVEPNLAPKTAANYEMFARLYITPALGSKRLDKLTVRDVQTWVNKIRRSCQCCDQRKDAARPEIHSNPKRRQHCCAVGKCCKSEPSEWTVHDAYMTLRAALSNAVREEALTRNVAANVKMSVPRKRKVKPWSVDEARTFLESARTREDPMYPAYVLVLVLGLRLGEVLGLRWEDVDLDQAEMTIGWQLQRVAGKLLHRQTKTDASDATLPFPEIVTTALRTRQRVRDAARDAAGDDWQETGLVFTTASGRPIEPSNFRRSFANACAKANVRRVHVHATRKTCASLLVALDVHPRVAMQILRHSQISVTMNVYSEVSSAETRRALKKLGDHLDS; from the coding sequence ATGCCCACCAAGACCACCCTCGCGACACCCGACGAGCCCGAGCGCGGCCCTCGCAAGAGCCGGCGAACCCGCGCCAACAACGAAGGCTCGATCTTCCCGTACAAGAACGGCTGGGCAGGCTACGTCTGGGTCACCACGCCAGAAGGCAAGAAAACCCGCAAGTGGGCGTACGGCAAGACCCGCGAGGAGACCCACGAGAAGTGGCTCAAGCTTCACGAACTGGCCCGCAGGGGGCCGGTGGTCACCAAATCGCCGAAGCTCTCGGACTACCTGACGTACTGGCTCGCCAACGTCGTGGAGCCCAACCTCGCGCCCAAGACCGCCGCGAACTACGAGATGTTCGCCCGGCTTTACATCACGCCCGCGCTCGGCTCCAAGCGGCTCGACAAGCTGACCGTGCGGGACGTCCAGACGTGGGTGAACAAGATCCGCCGCTCCTGCCAATGCTGCGACCAACGCAAGGACGCCGCTCGTCCAGAAATCCACAGCAACCCAAAGCGCCGTCAGCACTGCTGTGCGGTCGGCAAGTGCTGCAAGTCCGAACCCTCGGAGTGGACCGTCCACGACGCCTACATGACGCTGCGGGCCGCCCTGAGTAACGCCGTCCGCGAAGAAGCCCTGACGCGCAACGTCGCGGCCAACGTCAAGATGTCGGTCCCTCGGAAGCGCAAGGTCAAGCCCTGGTCGGTGGACGAGGCCAGGACCTTCCTGGAGTCAGCCCGTACTCGGGAGGACCCGATGTACCCGGCGTACGTCCTGGTGCTCGTCCTGGGTCTGCGGCTCGGCGAGGTCCTCGGGCTGCGTTGGGAGGACGTCGACCTCGACCAGGCCGAGATGACGATCGGCTGGCAACTCCAGCGAGTCGCCGGCAAGCTGCTGCACCGCCAGACAAAGACGGATGCCTCCGACGCCACTTTGCCCTTTCCCGAGATCGTCACGACGGCCCTCCGTACCCGTCAACGGGTACGCGATGCCGCCAGGGATGCGGCGGGAGACGACTGGCAGGAGACCGGCCTCGTCTTCACCACCGCCAGTGGTCGGCCGATCGAACCGTCCAACTTCCGGCGCAGCTTCGCGAACGCCTGCGCCAAGGCAAACGTACGAAGAGTCCATGTCCACGCCACCCGCAAGACCTGCGCGTCTTTGCTCGTCGCCCTCGACGTTCATCCACGCGTGGCCATGCAGATCCTTCGTCACTCACAGATCTCCGTGACCATGAACGTATACAGCGAAGTCTCGTCCGCAGAGACGCGCCGAGCTCTGAAGAAGCTTGGTGATCATCTCGACTCCTAG
- a CDS encoding ISL3 family transposase: protein MQNTIEISSDATLLLGLEGVAVVRVERDDDGHRVVHMITDDETARACPACGVFATRVKERVLTSPRDLCAGGETISLLWHKRRWVCREERCRRGSFTEQVPQVGARMRTTARLRRACGRSVVDGGRTISQAGRDHRLSWPVAMREMRAYATEVLPAEPLPTSAIGIDEIRRGAPRWEQDAATGKYRLIADRWHVGFTDLCGEQGLLGQVEGRVATSVTAWLNARPAAWRNAVSYVAIDMCAVFRSAIRAALPHAIIVVDHFHLVQLANAKLAELRRRLTWKMRGRRGRKGDPEYDHRRLLRANAEELTAEQRAVLERDVGRIGTAGRHLLAGWHAKEKLRHLLALARTNPARSRIAHRLHAFFAWCADHAYLPELVTLAQSIAAWWAEIEAFIRTGITNAKSEGTNRVIKLEARCAYGFRNTSNQRLRSRCATTRSSRNRAIPA from the coding sequence GTGCAGAACACTATAGAGATTTCTTCGGATGCGACACTGCTGCTGGGCCTGGAAGGCGTGGCGGTGGTGCGGGTGGAACGCGACGATGACGGCCATCGGGTGGTCCACATGATCACTGATGATGAGACGGCACGGGCCTGCCCGGCGTGCGGGGTGTTCGCCACCCGGGTCAAGGAACGTGTGCTCACCTCGCCCCGCGACCTGTGCGCCGGCGGTGAGACGATCAGCCTGCTGTGGCACAAACGCCGCTGGGTGTGCCGGGAGGAACGCTGTCGGCGCGGATCGTTCACCGAGCAGGTTCCGCAGGTCGGCGCGAGGATGCGGACCACCGCCAGGTTGCGGCGGGCCTGCGGGCGCAGCGTGGTGGACGGCGGGCGCACCATCTCCCAGGCCGGGCGTGACCATCGGCTGTCCTGGCCGGTGGCGATGCGCGAGATGCGCGCCTATGCCACCGAGGTGCTGCCCGCCGAGCCGCTGCCGACCTCGGCAATCGGGATCGATGAGATCCGGCGGGGCGCTCCCCGCTGGGAACAGGATGCGGCCACCGGCAAGTACCGGCTGATCGCCGACCGATGGCATGTCGGCTTCACCGATCTGTGCGGGGAGCAAGGGCTGCTCGGCCAGGTCGAAGGCCGCGTGGCGACGTCGGTCACGGCCTGGTTGAACGCCCGGCCCGCCGCATGGCGCAACGCCGTCTCCTACGTGGCGATCGACATGTGCGCGGTGTTTCGCTCGGCGATCCGCGCCGCGCTGCCACACGCGATCATCGTGGTGGACCATTTCCACCTGGTGCAACTGGCCAACGCCAAGCTCGCTGAGCTGCGGCGGCGGCTGACCTGGAAGATGCGCGGACGCCGTGGACGCAAGGGCGACCCCGAATACGACCACCGCCGCCTGCTGCGCGCCAATGCCGAGGAGTTGACCGCCGAGCAGCGTGCCGTCCTGGAACGCGACGTGGGCAGGATCGGCACCGCCGGCAGGCATCTGCTGGCAGGCTGGCACGCCAAGGAGAAACTGCGTCACCTGCTCGCGCTGGCCCGGACCAACCCGGCCCGCTCGCGGATCGCCCACCGCCTGCACGCCTTTTTCGCCTGGTGCGCCGACCACGCCTACCTGCCCGAACTGGTCACCTTGGCCCAGAGCATCGCCGCCTGGTGGGCCGAGATCGAGGCGTTCATCCGCACGGGCATCACCAATGCCAAGAGCGAAGGGACCAATCGCGTGATCAAGCTCGAAGCGCGCTGCGCGTACGGCTTCCGCAACACGAGCAATCAACGCCTCCGATCACGCTGCGCAACCACCCGCTCAAGCCGAAACCGAGCTATCCCCGCGTAA
- a CDS encoding HAD-IA family hydrolase has product MSDIVPIKLVCLDLAGTTVGDIAMVERAFAEAIATQGIVPGTGAYARAMVHVHRSRGCPKIDVFRGIFPGNEAQAQAANLTFERSYEDALERAGLEPMPGVLEVLDKLRGNDVKLALITGFSRTTLSRVLGILGWHDRIDLAISPEDAGGRGRPWPDMVLHAVLRLGVPDVRNVAVVGDSESDMLCGRRAGASIVAGLMTGVHSRERLLKGGATHILDSIVDFPGLILTDDLDTTQVASSAR; this is encoded by the coding sequence ATGAGTGACATCGTCCCCATCAAGCTGGTGTGCCTGGACCTTGCAGGCACCACGGTCGGTGACATCGCCATGGTCGAACGCGCCTTCGCCGAGGCGATCGCGACACAGGGCATAGTGCCCGGGACCGGAGCGTACGCGCGAGCCATGGTTCACGTGCACCGGTCCCGGGGCTGCCCCAAGATCGACGTCTTCCGCGGCATCTTCCCCGGCAACGAGGCCCAGGCCCAGGCGGCGAACCTGACCTTCGAGCGCTCCTACGAGGACGCCCTGGAGCGCGCGGGTCTCGAACCCATGCCCGGTGTCCTCGAAGTCCTCGACAAGCTCCGCGGCAACGACGTGAAGCTCGCCCTGATCACCGGCTTCAGCCGCACCACGCTGAGCCGCGTCCTCGGCATCCTCGGCTGGCACGACCGCATCGACCTGGCCATCTCCCCGGAAGACGCGGGAGGCCGCGGCCGCCCCTGGCCCGACATGGTCCTCCACGCCGTCCTCCGCCTCGGCGTACCCGACGTGCGCAACGTGGCCGTGGTCGGCGACTCGGAGAGCGACATGCTCTGCGGCCGCCGCGCCGGCGCCTCCATCGTGGCCGGCCTCATGACCGGCGTCCACAGCCGCGAACGCCTCCTCAAGGGCGGCGCGACCCACATCCTGGACTCCATCGTCGACTTCCCCGGCCTGATCCTGACCGACGACCTCGACACGACGCAGGTGGCATCCTCCGCCCGGTAA
- a CDS encoding DLW-39 family protein, translating to MKKLLVLALIALGGLLIWRKVQADRAELDLWTEATGSEN from the coding sequence GTGAAGAAGCTGCTCGTTCTTGCGCTGATCGCCCTCGGGGGGTTGCTGATCTGGCGTAAGGTGCAGGCCGACCGCGCCGAGCTCGATCTCTGGACCGAGGCGACCGGCAGCGAGAACTAA
- a CDS encoding heavy-metal-associated domain-containing protein, with product MTVTATYTVKGMTCGHCVSSVKEEVGEVAGVTSVEVELESGLLTVSSDEPVEQARIAAAVEEAGYELTGRS from the coding sequence ATGACCGTTACCGCCACCTACACCGTCAAGGGCATGACCTGCGGACACTGCGTCAGCTCGGTGAAGGAGGAGGTCGGCGAGGTCGCCGGCGTCACCTCCGTCGAGGTCGAGCTGGAGAGTGGGCTGCTCACGGTCAGCAGTGACGAGCCGGTCGAGCAGGCGAGGATCGCCGCGGCGGTGGAAGAGGCCGGGTACGAACTGACGGGCCGGTCGTGA